Proteins encoded within one genomic window of Pristis pectinata isolate sPriPec2 chromosome 5, sPriPec2.1.pri, whole genome shotgun sequence:
- the LOC127570614 gene encoding tyrosyl-DNA phosphodiesterase 2-like isoform X1: MSEPQCKRPRLSGSDCQAAASPQIDGEEEEKEDEGVLRRCREAVCAEFAVVTGTDESVAQCYLAKNEWLLERALNSYFEAAVQPSCSAMEAASQLMNGADFQRCIDLTDESSVQTSKEDGAKSQVDESTISLLTWNIDGLDASNLPERARGVFSCLALYNPDIVFLQEVIEPYYNYLKKRAVSYTLIPANNDGYYTTIMLKKSRVKLLKQEIIAFPTTTMMRNLLIVQANIAGNELCLMTSHLESTKEHSRERIKQLGTVLKKMREVPDCATVIFGGDTNLRDKEVKSFGGLPANISDVWEFLNKPEHCRYTWDTTTNNNLKASYACRLRFDRVFFRASKEGQIVPKEMSLMGQDKLECGRFCSDHWGLLCDFDVIL; encoded by the exons ATGAGCGAACCGCAGTGCAAGAGGCCGAGGCTGTCGGGTTCGGATTGTCAAGCGGCGGCCAGCCCCCAGATTGATggcgaggaggaggagaaggaggatgagggggtgttGCGCCGCTGCCGGGAGGCCGTTTGCGCCGAGTTCGCCGTTGTGACCGGTACTGACGAGAGTGTAGCTCAGTGTTACCTGGCGAAAAATGAATGGCTCCTGGAA AGAGCTCTCAATTCCTATTTCGAAGCAGCTGTTCAGCCATCTTGCTCTGCGATGGAGGCTGCCTCACAGTTAATGAATGGAGCAGATTTCCAAAGATG tatTGATTTAACAGATGAAAGTAGTGTGCAGACGAGCAAAGAGGATGGTGCAAAATCACAAGTAGATGAAAGCACCATCTCATTGTTAACCTGGAACATAGATGGACTTGATGCATCAAACCTACCAGAAAGAGCACGTGGTGTTTTTTCTTGCCTGGCGCT gTATAACCCTGACATAGTGTTTCTTCAGGAAGTTATTGAGCCCTATTACAATTACTTGAAGAAGAGAGCAGTGAGCTACACTCTAATTCCAG CAAACAATGATGGTTACTACACAACTATTATGCTAAAAAAATCCAGAGTGAAATTATTGAAACAAGAAATAATAGCTTTCCCAACCACCACCATGATGAGAAACCTCCTCATTGTTCAG GCGAACATTGCTGGGAATGAACTCTGCTTAATGACTTCCCACCTGGAGAGCACAAAGGAACATTCTCGGGAACGGATTAAACAATTGGGGACTGTGCTCAAGAAAATGAGAGAAGTACCAGATTGTGCCACTGTAATATTTGGAGGGGATACCAATCTGAGAGATAAGGAG GTGAAAAGTTTTGGAGGATTACCAGCTAATATCTCAGACGTCTGGGAATTCTTAAACAAACCCGAACACTGCCGATACACATGGGATACCACGACTAATAATAATTTGAAGGCATCTTATGCTTGTAGGCTCCGATTTGACCGTGTGTTTTTCAGGGCTTCCAAGGAAGGTCAAATTGTCCCAAAGGAAATGTCCCTCATGGGACAAGACAAATTAGAATGCGGACGGTTTTGCAGTGATCACTGGGGACTCCTTTGTGACTTCGATGTCATACTATAA
- the LOC127570614 gene encoding tyrosyl-DNA phosphodiesterase 2-like isoform X2 gives MSEPQCKRPRLSGSDCQAAASPQIDGEEEEKEDEGVLRRCREAVCAEFAVVTGTDESVAQCYLAKNEWLLERALNSYFEAAVQPSCSAMEAASQLMNGADFQRWYNPDIVFLQEVIEPYYNYLKKRAVSYTLIPANNDGYYTTIMLKKSRVKLLKQEIIAFPTTTMMRNLLIVQANIAGNELCLMTSHLESTKEHSRERIKQLGTVLKKMREVPDCATVIFGGDTNLRDKEVKSFGGLPANISDVWEFLNKPEHCRYTWDTTTNNNLKASYACRLRFDRVFFRASKEGQIVPKEMSLMGQDKLECGRFCSDHWGLLCDFDVIL, from the exons ATGAGCGAACCGCAGTGCAAGAGGCCGAGGCTGTCGGGTTCGGATTGTCAAGCGGCGGCCAGCCCCCAGATTGATggcgaggaggaggagaaggaggatgagggggtgttGCGCCGCTGCCGGGAGGCCGTTTGCGCCGAGTTCGCCGTTGTGACCGGTACTGACGAGAGTGTAGCTCAGTGTTACCTGGCGAAAAATGAATGGCTCCTGGAA AGAGCTCTCAATTCCTATTTCGAAGCAGCTGTTCAGCCATCTTGCTCTGCGATGGAGGCTGCCTCACAGTTAATGAATGGAGCAGATTTCCAAAGATG gTATAACCCTGACATAGTGTTTCTTCAGGAAGTTATTGAGCCCTATTACAATTACTTGAAGAAGAGAGCAGTGAGCTACACTCTAATTCCAG CAAACAATGATGGTTACTACACAACTATTATGCTAAAAAAATCCAGAGTGAAATTATTGAAACAAGAAATAATAGCTTTCCCAACCACCACCATGATGAGAAACCTCCTCATTGTTCAG GCGAACATTGCTGGGAATGAACTCTGCTTAATGACTTCCCACCTGGAGAGCACAAAGGAACATTCTCGGGAACGGATTAAACAATTGGGGACTGTGCTCAAGAAAATGAGAGAAGTACCAGATTGTGCCACTGTAATATTTGGAGGGGATACCAATCTGAGAGATAAGGAG GTGAAAAGTTTTGGAGGATTACCAGCTAATATCTCAGACGTCTGGGAATTCTTAAACAAACCCGAACACTGCCGATACACATGGGATACCACGACTAATAATAATTTGAAGGCATCTTATGCTTGTAGGCTCCGATTTGACCGTGTGTTTTTCAGGGCTTCCAAGGAAGGTCAAATTGTCCCAAAGGAAATGTCCCTCATGGGACAAGACAAATTAGAATGCGGACGGTTTTGCAGTGATCACTGGGGACTCCTTTGTGACTTCGATGTCATACTATAA